The sequence below is a genomic window from Ficedula albicollis isolate OC2 chromosome 2, FicAlb1.5, whole genome shotgun sequence.
ggggggggggggggggggggggggggggggggggggggggggggggggggggggggggggggggggggggggggggggggggggggggggggggggggggggggggggggggggggggggggggggggggggggggggggggggggggggcagtaCTGCAGCCCCCCATCCCCCttctgagcagtgctgccccCTTCTGAGCACAGCCTGGTACTGCCTGCCTTGCCCTCCTTTTGAGCAGTGCTGCCTCCTTTTTGGACACAGCCAGGTACTGCGGCCCCCTGTCGAGCAGTTCTTCCCCCTTGTGGACATagcccagtgctgcagcccccccgTACTCTGCGTAGGGCTGCCGCCTTGTGGACACAGAACTGTACTGCAGCCCTCCTTCCCCAGGCGGAGCTCTGGCAGCGCTGCCCTTTGTGGACATAGTCCGGTACTGCAGCCCCCACTGCTGAGCCAGAGCcttgaagaaaaatttgaataaaCTGCAAAAATATGTGCAGGTTGTGATCCCATGGCTGCACAGTGGAGTGAGTTTCCTGTGTGCACAATAAGGCAAGAACAAATGAAACGGTACAACTAATTGTGCAAATGTAGCTGCAATACAGACATGATTCTCTTGAGTGTGATTTTGtcagaaatgggaaaggaagTAATAGTTTCTATCATCTATgttaaaaatctcttctgacACGGGACTTTTCTAAGTCAGCTTATGAAAACCATTTCTGGTGTATCAAGTATGGATGCTGATATAAACTGCAGCTTTGGAAACAGCAACTTGCACCTGGCACATGTTATCTTGTCATTACACAACAGTTTTCTGCAAGTATTTAGAGAAAAGCACTGCATCAGTCAACATTCCTATGTTATCTCAGCCAAGtaagaaaaacaagcagcaaaagTAAGTTCAGAACACAGATATTGCTCACACTTGAGACACTGTACCTGGCTTCAAAATTGGCTCACCTAGCCAGGTCTGGCAGTTTTAGCTCTTTAAAATCCAATCTACACCAGtttcaaaattacttcagcTAAACCAGATTTAAACTGTTTAAGAACTTCTGCTACTTAAGACGGGCCACAATTGCCACGTAACTCAGAATGAGATACGGAAAATTTGGGAAAGTAAGCACAGAGCAGTTAAAACTAAACATGTTCTCTAAGGGAGAAATAAAGGTGTCAACACAATTTTTAATTGCTAGAGCATAAAATGTCAAAGCAGcaagcttttatttctctgtttctgtattcacctgaataaaaaaaaaataaaggttttgtTTTAACAAAATCAACATGAGGCTTTAAGACTTTGTACATTCTAACTTTAGCATGGAGAGTCTATTTTTACAACCATTTAGAAATTCTGTATATAGGCTTGACTGACCTTGTAAGTAGAGTGGTGCGAGCAGCTAATCATGCAATATTGTAAGGCTCTGTAGAACAGCAAATGCTGATTTAGTTTGATTATTGGTACAAGAGCTCCTGCTCATTGCCTGTGTAGACTCTGCGTACTTTAAACTTGGAAATACAGCCCAGAACATAAACTGTGAATATATaacctgatttttcttttcttaaggataaaaatatattacaatAGGTAATGATTTATATAGAATACAATACTTATTTTTACTGTTgcataaatgcaaaataattttttcagaataGCAAAGcattacagaatttttaatCTGCTAGAGAAAACACTGTTTACTGTATGACCAGTTctttcagcaaagcttttgggGTGGTATATACCAACTGGCTCTGCCAGCTTCATTTTGTGGTGATGTTTAACTTGGGcattgctgtaaaaaaaaaaaaaaagctattttttcacTCATACTAGCCATTATCAAGAGAGGCAAGGAGAATCGTGTTTCACTACTGTGGTTGGGCTAGTATTGGCAAAAACAATGATTTGCATCATATCAGTGTCTTGGCTAgttaaaatcctttaaaaatcatATCTGATGTAATAAAAGCATAAGATTTTGACAAACATCAAAATGAAGCGTTACAGTTTACAACTTTCTAGCTTTGAGTGTGATACTTTTGTCATAAACATTACAAGCATTGGGCTCCTGAATGAATCTTCTATCATGTACCTAAACAAAATGTTGCTTTTCATAAAATCAAAACGTTGTAATTTGGGGTTCTAAATTCAACAAAAGGGACTGGAACTAAGttactgttctgtttgttgttaattttcatagctgctgttgtttctgtttgcCTGGTTAGATGTATTAGTAAAGggctgttattcctaccccccaCATCTCTCTGCCTGAGAGTCCCTGattccaaaattataataatcGGGAGGGAAAGGGTTTACATTTCTCCATCTCGAGAGGAGCTCCTCCCTCTCTTGGCAAgtacctgtcctccaaaccagaaCAGAACTGTATTTATACAAAACAGTCTACTCAAATCCCTACAGAAAGAACAGCCTTTTTCACACTCTTAATAACCTTGTCTGCTGTCAAAGTTTTGAACTGCAGCAGAACTGATGTTGGCTGCTACACTCAGACAAACCTTTATGGATTTTGGTCATTCCATCAGAAATACCGGTAGCATTCCATCTGTTCCCCAACTTTACATGCAACAGGACAATGTACTATCAGAATGTGGATTTATAATGCTGTCTATGCCTTTGAAATTCATTATGAGGGTAGAAAGAGAACTAGCTTCTGAAATGAAACTAGCAATATCCAAAGGATTCTATAAGTACAAGTTGCTTTTTTAGGGGAGACCACCCTGCTTTGACTTTACAGCCCAGAAACGAAAGAGCTGGATTTAACGGACATCTCCATAAAACAGGGTATAATACAGTATTTTTGGGTGAGATTCCTACTCTGTAGAGCTCCTGTTTGTCTAATTTGTTCCTCCCCAAAATTGCCTTAAACTACTTATTTAAGAAATATACTTCTTTTAACATTCTTCTGGCATTGTATTCACAAGCAGCAAAACAACATATATCACTCCTCTGTGGTAGGCAGAAGTGACCAAAATTAACAAAAGTTTCATTAACTTAtttaattggaaaaatatttgtactACCTCTGTACAGTTGTGCTGCTCCCTCTTGTCATACAATGTCCATCCCCCCCTCAAAAATCCCTACaataaaagcaacaagaaaCCCCctccaaacaaaaatcccattttttctcctgaagaacCTCAGGTAAGTAAGCCTTGTCTGTCCGTATGTGCTTTCATTGTTAACTACTGCTGTGATCTGAAAGAGTAACCTGGCAAGGATTTTCCAAGTGGATTTTGGCCTTGGTCTGTTAGCTGGCATATTGAGGCATGAAGGCCACTTGCTAGGGGTTAAAGTGGAGGAGATAGGAACATTCACTTACATGGAACTGAAGTCTGTCTGTGAAAGGACAGTTGATGCACAAACGGACACAACACagcatttttatgtttaaaagtGTTTTATGCAGTGACACAAACAAAGTAAGAATCTAACAGGAACAAAGCCCACAGGAACAAACTACCAGAGCACAAGGCTAGAAGAATTCTCTGCTACGTTTTGTTGCATCCCTGTTTACAAGAAGTTCTAGCAGGTAGTCTTACACTCAGTGCATGGTGTCACAGGCTTCATCTTCAAAAGAGCTGGCAAAGCAAGTACTCAAAACTTATGTTCTAACAGACTAGTGCAAAATGACCAAAAGCCCTTTCAGTTTGTACATCTGTCTTATGTTGTCAATGATGATAAAATATGTATCCTCTTAAATCATACATGTTACTGTTTAAGTCATAAAAAGGTAAGTTGCACTCCAGAAACTGATTTTAGTGAatcataggaaaaaaagtagacACATGACTGAAAATCTTACCATTTGTATGATCTGAGTTATCCACAGTGAACTGCtagtttatgaaaataaaagcatctttAATGATCACAGACTGGAAGTTAAAGACAACAGTACATGagtaatttatattaattatcaagactaaaaaaaatctgtgtaaagCAATACCTTCATAAAATATGCAATTTCCAATACTAAGATACATTGGAGGACTTGGCAAACCAAAACACATACTGGAATGTTAAATCATGATCATCCATGTCTTGCTTCCTTTTGACTTAGATGCTCATAACACACTGTATGAACTGAAAAGAGAATAACCACTTATTAGATGTATGGCAGAGAATgagtttttttacttttttctcctACAATACTCACTGTCACTACacttttctgtaaagaaattcAGCCCACAAATAGtaaagctttaaaatacttATCAAAATAAGCAAATAGTTAATTAAAGCAAAGCATCTCCTTAAtgataacaacaacaacaacaaaaaaaaactagCACACATGGTCCTCCCTCTTTCcactccaaaaaaaaccccaaatcccaaaacacCCAAATCCAGGATGACTTGAATCTAGTGTTCTCTTTTTGCTGCACAGATGTGGCTAGGACACAAGACCCACAAGCCTGACTGAGTGTGATTGGTGCCTGTTCCCACTAGACCTCCACCAatcttttcccaggaaaaatgcCTACCAAGTTTTGacacaaaaaatggaaaaaaaaaagaaagaaagtgatCACAGAAAAGTGATGCTAGCAAGTGATGTAGCTTCTTGAATCTTCTTGAATCACACTGGGTAGAAGTTCAGAAAAAAgtacagaatattttatagAACTCTGTAAAATAAACGGAAGCTTTTTGAGACAATGTTCAACAAGACCCAGAACTTCTGGGTTCTCACTGTATATGTAGGGAAGACAGGCACAAACTCAAAATATTAGTGATTGTcttgagtttttcttttgttttatccTGGAATTTTAGTAGATTCCTTAAAATTTACTTACATCATCATAGTGGAAGTTCACAAAACCCTGCTGAGTTGTATCCCTTCTTCTAAAGCATTCTGCAAAAAATCATTAAGAGAACAGAAACTAGGTAAGAAGAATTACgaataaactgcttttttagAGTGTATAGCACTTTCCTAAAATTCCCCAAGTCACATGAAGAACAAACATGATGAAGAATACTGCAATTCATTCCAGACTTAGTTTCCCATTGTATTTACCATATACAACCTTTTATGTTCTGTTAATAAAGTCCCAATTTTGCTAACATAACTCTTCCAGCCTCTGGAGTAAACCCTGCATTAGTATAAAgtctttttttaatgggaatttaaaaaatcctgatcTATAATTGTCTGCAGACTACTGACAGGAACCTCTTTTGTAGTACGCCAAAGTCAAACTTGAGATAAGTGAATCATCAGGtttcattaaacaaaaatacatgATGGGGATGACAGTAACAAGGCTATAATCCAGCATACCAGTGAGAGCTCGGAGTTTCACACAGCAGGCAATGTAATCATCAAATGCAATCTTTCCGTGAGTGCTGTAGCGCTTTGTGATCGCAGTCACAGCCTGTGGGCTCAGTCTAAATCCtagttgaaaataaaaagtcttaGTTTGAAAAGACAGGTAAATTAACAGAATCCAATATATTTTCATTGGCAATATCATGTGTTAGTTAGTAAAGGATGATACTGGAAAATGGTGTAATTCAGTGTCAGAAGCAACAACATTTCACAACTTACCCATAGTCATCAAGGCTTTCTCCAGCTCCTGACGATCCACTGTGCCACTTCCATCACTGTCAAAACTTACAAAGTGTTGCTTCCAGCCATTGACCACAGCCCAGAGTTCTTTAAACTCATTAAATCCCAGTGTGCCAGACATATCCCTCTGATTTCAAAgctaagaaaaacatttcttaacTAAAtaaaaccaccaacaaaaagtgacaaacaaaaaaggcatCTCTCTGTAGTTAAAAACTCCTACTTGAAGGCCAATATTAATACAATTTTACTATTATTAATTTACCTTGTAGAAAACTAACTAAAGCATCCCCCAGCACAGATGGACGTAATACTACCCAGAACCTAAGGTCAGAGAACCTCAGAGAACCTGCTCTCCCCACTTCTTCCCAGTTAAAACTACTAAAGctattttctctttgtgaatTCTACTTTTGTTGACACATTTATCTTTTAACTCCTGCTACATAATTGGAACCAATTAAATAcatagctgaaataaaaatagatgcCAAAGAATAAATTGTTATAATATCAGTTACCTTGTATTCTAAGTGGTTTGCTCAAGATGAGCTAGAAGTCCTTCCAgtttaatttctgcttctttctttttaagcagCAAAACTTTAGATTTAAGTTTTGGCTACAAAACCTCAGAAGATTCCAACCTTACAAAGTATATCTAAGTCTTCCACAGGTCCTATTGCTGAAGGCAATATACCATTCTATTAGATACTCAAACCTGATTCATTCATGGAAAAGGATTTAGGGGGACTTACTGTATTCAGGCTGTATGTTACAAATGCTTAAAATTCATGTGGAAGGATGAGAAATTGGAAAGTTGTCCTATTTGAAAAGCACAGTAAGTGATTTGCACAATACTTTATTCTGGGCCATCAGACCTGACCCTTATACATTCAACAGAGAAAGAGTTCCCCAGGCTTAGAGGGATACCACTTGCTGTAAAACAATTGGTCACCGAGAAactcttttatttattatttcttcatttgttaAAATTAGTGAGAATGGAGTTTTGTAGCTTCCCAATCACAATGATCACAAGACTTATCAAGTAAAGGCTGAATGGAAACTACAAAGCATTTCCCAAATGTTTTGGCACTCTCTCATCTTTGCTTACATAATGcaaaaatgtttacatttcaTACTAAAGGATACATCCAGCATTGAGATCATAAGTCTGCAAGTCTCTAAGTTGAAAGCtgttaaaatcagaaaaaggaaaaataaattatgttaaGAGCATAATCGTCAGTTTTATCTAAACATAAAATTGCAGAtttattataaatttaaattatatactGATTATATATTATAATGTATAAACTATTATGTAATTTGTTCCCCTGTATACAGTCATACCATATTTTTGATCCAAGTAAGAGCCATTACTTATTAGAAAAACTGACAGTAAACAATTTGGAGGCAATTCaagttatatttaaaattaacttgCACTTATCTTAAGCCACAACAGTGTTGGGTTTCAAAGTGGTCATTTACATTCCCCCCCAATAGACACCACTTGAGCAAGACAGTTTCACTCACAGAAGCTGTAAACTGAGTAGGAAGTATCCCAGCAGAGGAGTCCTGCCACAGATTTTTGGTCAACATCAAAGCTCAGCtcaaaccaaagcaaagcacCTTTTCAAGAACTGTCTGTCCATTACAAAACACACCACTTTAactccacagcccagcagagtgAGGAACTAAGGAGGTCAATAAGGCAAGTCCTTCGGGGACAGAGCTGAATACAGAGAATTTACATGTCCAAGATATGGAAAGGAAACCCATTTGCCATGCAAAGAaaaagccccagctctgcagaaggcaCAACTACACGCATTTTCTAGTAATGGGAAGAAGAATTAGCGTGCTTTAGAtttgcttgtttatttaaattattaacttACGTTTATATGCTCCCGCAATCCCTGACTGGGTGAGACATCTCTGTAGCTCATCAGCATCTATTTGTCCATCCTTTCGGTAACAGAAGATGCATCAGCTATTAATAccctctcccaggctgcttATTCCCAGCACCCACTCCCTTTCCATTCAATTAGTTATCCTTCTCAAGACATCCTCATAACtcacaaatataaaaattcctgtttgttttgaaagattGAGTTGCTAACAGAATAAATGAATGTAGAAAGCAAAGAACTTcgaaagaaaaacaaaacaaactcagaAAAGATACCTATCTACATGGCTTGGAAAATGCCTCACTTCCAACAAATCCTGCTCAAGGCCaaatagataaaaaaaataccaaagcaTGAAAGCAATGAGCTGCCAGAACTGGAGGTGGAATTCTAAGTTTTATTCCTCACATCCCCACCATGAAGTTTGGTTCACACAGAGTTTAATTTAATCTCATTCAGGAATGGAACATTATGTCTCCGGATATAAAAAATGATGACACTTCTGTAAAGCATTAGAGGATGAAAAGCCAAGtcagggaggtttaggctggatatcaagaaaatatttttcacccAGAGAGTGGCTGATCACTGGAATGGGCTTCCCAATGGAGCgatcacagcaccaagcctgacagagctcaagaagtaTTTGGACAACACACTTGGGCACttgtgactcttggggtgtctTTAGCAGGGCCAGGACTCGGACTCTGTGATCTTTGTgagtctcttccaactcagcatattctatgattctgttgGCTACTGCATTTTCCTAATGTTTTTAAACCCACTTTTGAAAGCTCTTTTTTCTAGAACAGAGACATGCTACTGAATGATATGGTGGGAACAGCACAGCCTGAtagctttcagaaataaagtatCATTGTTCATAAGAGAAATAGCAGTTCTATgttaaaagatatttaaaaaggTGTGAAAAAAAGGGCAACAATGTTTTGATTCTATGTAAAGTTAATGGCAGATAAACACAAATTTGCTTCCTATCTACTCCATCAGTCTAATTATACAGATGTACTTAATACTTCATAttcacaaggggaaaaaaaagagatttgaaatAGCCATTAATATTAAGTAATTAATCTCTTCAAAGGCCTTGTATCTTCTGAAATAAAGATAGAAACTGCATACCTTTAAAACAGAGGAAGATAGAAAAGTATGACTGTAATCAAGATTAACATTACCAAAAAGATGCTTtccatttttggtttttctagTAGAACATAGGCAGGTGAAACTAGACCATGCATATGGGCTTTGCAAACAGgctaaaaaaaattcttacttCCTACAGACTCAATTGAATAAAGATTTGaaacatctgaaatattttttactttcttctgtAAACAAAGGAAACTAATTCATCAATTCAAAGACAATATCCGTGTTGCTAACTACTTCAAAGAAAGCTCAGAGAAAATATTATCTATTATAAAGGCATAAAAACAAGACAGAGAGCAGCAAACCATAACTAAACCATACTAATTCTACAATAAGTACATATGGATAACTGAGATGGTCTTTTTTACAGAGTTGCATGAATGGCCATAAAAGCAAGTGATAATTTATCTGTTCCATTTCACTCCTTACAGgtttttcccttctgcacaGCCACTGGTGCCAGAAACAGATACCTCAGATTCCAAGGACAACTTCAAAAGCTACCCAGTGCATTTCAGTAAGGAATGATTTCTACAAATAGAAAGAATTTCAGAGTATTAAGTATTCTTAAGTGCTAACTTGCTCATATCCACCAACCCACTGATTCTCCAGCTTCCAGTATCCGTGCCTCACTCGAGAAACCTGGGCATGGTCTATGTTTTGCTGAgatccagctcctgccacctcTTCTCCACAGTGCCACATCCTGTTTGCTGCTACCTCCCTTTCTCTTTACAATAGGAGCTTATTCACTTCTCCAGAGTCAGTTACTGGCTCCACTGCTAATTCCTGGCACACATCCAGGTGGCACCTGCATGCAGAGGCATCTCAGCTGGCAGAAAAATTGTCAGCACATTCAGCAGAACTCAGCTCTGGGCTCCACCTTCTCAGAAAGGCCTCACTACACAGAGGTCATTCCAGTGCTCTCCTTTACTACAAAAACACACGgtctaaatattttcaaaagcagttagAAAGAAGTAAGACATAGACTGCAAAATGTATTATTAATTCAGAAGAGTAACACAGAGAACAAAACTAATGCAAGTTTGGTGGGAATCTGAACATTGCTAACATTGctgaatgaaaattttcatgCTGTGGTTGTATCTACCTGAGGATAACAGATCCAAGAGCAGAGTTTTAGATCTGCACACACCCTACAAGTGTGCAATAAACAGCTATAATACGGTCAACAAACATGGAACTTCGGCTCAATAAACCTAACTTAATTGCTCCTAAACTGTGATACAGTTCAAACAGCACTTATTTCTAGTAATGCACACGATTGTACAGGAACAATATATGCAAAAAActacaggaaagaaattaaaaatgcagtgcagaatgatagggaagggaaaaaaagttgtgaATGCCTTTCCTCTAAAAGAATAATCACTCTGTGTTACCAGTAAACCCAGATGTTGGCACAACCATGGCCGCTTTTCCATTTGTGAGTCTATTAAGATCATGTAATGAcctctttcctttttgcatttCCTGCTCCTAGCCAGGCCACCTCCACAGCCCACGCTTTCcactgtttctcttttctttctcctaaaCCTGGCAGCAttcaccagcccagagctgagtCACAATTCAGCTACAAAACTTCATGCATCTATATATTCTGTACATACCTATATAGGAAATAGAGGCATACATGCCTATGattgtgtatatatgtatgtatttacaCATATAAGATAGAAACTAACAGCATTATTCAAACTCTATAGTTCCTGTATGTATAAAGCCATAACACAGACCAATACAACCACATATACCAAATAGGCTAAGTAAAACAAttatggatttgtttttttttaaactagaaacACCAGTTTTTCTCACCGCAAATACTAGGCATTCCTCCTTCCAAAGGTAGAGAGTattccccaggaaaaaaaaaatccaagaattaaataacattttataaGTTTACCTGCCCTCCTACTGCAGCAAAATAACCATACAAAGGATCCTGAGCTTgtccagggaatgctgcaggtcCTCCTGGAGCTCCTCCATACTTTGGAAAcgaaaaaagaattaattttaaataagtgATTCAGTTAAGGATCTGTACTTATCAACTTATGTTTTTACATACACACtatgcaaaaaaggaaaaaaaagtcaaaccaaccaaaactgaaattcctcctcaaaaaatcccccaaaccaaCTCTCAGTTTCAGTGCTGATATAATAATGTACTGTAATGTAAGCAGACCGGTGTAAAACCTTGCACAGGAGCAATCGACTGATCTAGATATTGGTCTATCTCATCAAGGTTTCATTTGATTTTACCCCTAGCAGAAAACGGCGTGATGAGGAAATACCAAAacactgcaaattttttttttccacttcataAAAGTTGAGGAAAAGAGATGTCTATGGCAAACACATGGAAGAATATGCCTTAAGTGTGACAGTCCTCAAATAAAACTGATTCTTAAGTGCAAATCAAAGAATGACACCCCCAGCACCGACGTTCGCCCCGGCAGCAGCGGCGggggctgtgcctcctccctccctccctcccttccagggaatgctgcaggtcCTCCTGGAGCTCCTCCATACTTTGGAAAcgaaaaaagaattaattttaagtaAGTGATTCAGTTAAGGATCTGTACTTATCAACTTATGTTTTTACATACACACtatgcaaaaaaggaaaaaaaagtcaaaccaaccaaaactgaaattcctcctcaaaaaatcccccaaaccaaCTCTCAGTTTCAGTGCTGATATAATAATGTGCTGTAATGTAAGCAGACCAGTGTAAAACCTTGCACAGGAGCAATCGACTGATCTAGATATTGGTCTATCTCATCAAGGTTTCATTTGATTTTACCCCTAGCAGAAAACGGCGTGATGAGGAAATACCAAAacactgcaaatttttttttttccacttcataAAAGTTGAGGAAAAGAGATGTCTATGGCAAATACATGGAAGAATATGCCTTAAGTGTGACAGTCCTCAAATAAAACTGATTCTTAAGTGCAAATCAAGGAATGACACCCCCAGCACCGACGTTCGCCCCGGCAGCAGCGGCGggggctgtgcctcctccctccctccctcccttggggggggggggggggggggggggggggggggggggggggggggggggggggggggggggggggggggggggggggggggggggggggggggggggggggggggggggggggggggggggggggggggggggggggggggggggggggggggggggggggggggggggggggggggggggggggggggggggggggggggggggggggggggggggggggggggggggggggggggggggggggggggggggggggggggggggggggggggggggggggggggggggggggggggggggggggggggggggggggggggggggggggggggggggggggggggggggggggggggggggggggggggggggggggggggggggggggggggggggggggggggggggggggggggggggggggggggggggggggggggggggggggggggggggggggggggggggggggggggggggggggggggggggggggggggggggggggggggggggggggggggggggggggggggggggggggggggggggggggggggggggggggggggggggggggggggggggggggggggggggggggggggggggggggggggggggggggggggggggggggggggggggggggggggggggggggggggggggggggggggggggggggggggacgctGCGCCCCGGAGCAGCGGCCGCGGGCAGCGGAGGTGGAGCCGCTCCCGGGAGAGCGGTGTTCTGTGGCAGCTTTGGCCCACTGAAGCGACAGGAAAGCTCCCGGCATGTCCACCGGAGAATCGGCTGAGTTGATGTCAGATTATTTCAGAACCACTGACTCGTCATTTTCCAAAGGGCCGCAAGGCTCAGAGACTCAGCGGTTCGTGCATCTGTCTCGTGTGTCCCGAGACGCATCCTTACGTGTTTGTACGCATCCTCTGTTGCTGCTGTTATAATTCGTGCTAATTAAATTGTAACTACGTTAGCAAAACTGTTGCTttagaataaatagaaaaattgtatttaattgttataaagcaaaaaggattaaggaaatggttaaaaaaagcagatggaatCATCCTCCAGATGCTCAATGGGAGTAAAGGATAGTGAGGATATAGGTCTGATAATAGtactaga
It includes:
- the SRI gene encoding sorcin, with translation MPGAFLSLQWAKAATEHRSPGSGSTSAARGRCSGYGGAPGGPAAFPGQAQDPLYGYFAAVGGQDGQIDADELQRCLTQSGIAGAYKPFNLETCRLMISMLDRDMSGTLGFNEFKELWAVVNGWKQHFVSFDSDGSGTVDRQELEKALMTMGFRLSPQAVTAITKRYSTHGKIAFDDYIACCVKLRALTECFRRRDTTQQGFVNFHYDDFIQCVMSI